The following proteins come from a genomic window of Spirochaeta isovalerica:
- a CDS encoding peptidase U32 family protein, protein MELLAPAGNIEKLKYVYQYGADAAYIGIKNFSLRAKADNFGRDEASYMREIKGDKKLYCALNIFFHHDDLRKLEKEIDQFADYPFDAFIISDIGILPLLKKHFPDRELHLSTQANCVNGEAAKIYRDLGFSRVILGRETPLKDIRDIKETVPELELETFVHGAMCMAYSGRCFLSKMMTDRSANQGSCAHSCRWTYRVLEERERPGEYYPVEEGDNYTTIMSSKDLCMIDYIQELKDAGIDSLKIEGRMKSIYYAAVVTRAYRKMIDSKMGKKIPDLEGFREELFKVSHREFTTGFYFGKDDVEESTTKMYERQFAFLGSVGEKQEDGSWSIDVKNQIRQEDELEFIGPDLLYVKCEKFQIFDEKGEKVDKADHGKIYTLKTDTPLEEGFIIRKKSAKPDYYAP, encoded by the coding sequence ATGGAATTACTGGCCCCTGCGGGAAATATAGAGAAACTTAAATACGTTTATCAGTACGGCGCCGACGCGGCGTACATCGGAATAAAAAACTTTTCACTCCGCGCCAAAGCGGACAACTTCGGACGTGATGAAGCCTCCTACATGAGAGAGATCAAGGGAGACAAGAAGCTTTACTGCGCCCTGAATATCTTTTTTCATCACGATGATTTAAGAAAACTGGAAAAAGAGATAGATCAGTTCGCTGACTATCCCTTCGATGCTTTTATAATAAGCGATATCGGGATTCTGCCTCTTCTGAAAAAGCACTTCCCCGACAGAGAACTGCATCTGTCGACTCAGGCTAATTGCGTCAATGGCGAAGCGGCGAAAATATACCGGGATCTGGGTTTCTCCCGTGTCATCCTGGGACGGGAAACACCGTTGAAAGACATCAGGGATATAAAAGAAACTGTACCGGAACTGGAACTGGAGACTTTTGTGCACGGCGCCATGTGCATGGCCTATTCGGGACGCTGTTTCCTGAGCAAAATGATGACTGACCGCTCGGCCAATCAGGGCTCCTGCGCTCACTCCTGCCGCTGGACCTACAGGGTGCTGGAGGAAAGAGAGAGACCCGGTGAGTACTACCCCGTTGAAGAAGGGGACAATTACACGACGATCATGTCATCAAAAGACCTCTGCATGATCGACTACATCCAGGAGCTTAAGGATGCGGGGATCGATTCGCTGAAAATTGAAGGACGGATGAAGTCCATCTATTATGCGGCCGTGGTTACCCGGGCCTATAGAAAAATGATCGACAGCAAAATGGGAAAAAAGATTCCGGACCTGGAAGGATTCAGAGAGGAGCTTTTCAAAGTCAGCCACAGGGAGTTTACGACCGGTTTCTATTTCGGCAAAGATGATGTAGAGGAATCAACCACCAAAATGTATGAGAGGCAGTTTGCTTTTCTCGGTTCCGTAGGAGAAAAACAGGAAGACGGATCCTGGTCCATCGATGTGAAGAATCAGATCCGGCAGGAAGATGAACTGGAGTTTATAGGACCGGATCTACTTTATGTCAAATGTGAAAAATTTCAGATATTTGATGAAAAAGGCGAAAAAGTCGACAAAGCTGACCACGGGAAAATATATACCTTAAAAACTGACACACCTCTTGAAGAGGGCTTTATAATAAGAAAGAAGTCAGCAAAACCTGACTATTACGCCCCCTGA
- a CDS encoding RNA recognition motif domain-containing protein gives MGKKLYVGNINYRTSAEALESVFSEFGTVESISMVSDKYTGKFRGFSFVKMASEVEAKTAMENIDSQELDGRQLRVSMAIEKGPKKNREGQNL, from the coding sequence ATGGGTAAGAAGCTCTACGTAGGTAACATTAACTATAGGACGTCGGCTGAAGCTCTGGAATCCGTATTTTCCGAATTCGGAACAGTCGAATCGATCAGTATGGTCAGCGATAAATATACAGGTAAATTCCGAGGGTTTTCATTTGTAAAAATGGCCAGTGAAGTCGAAGCTAAAACTGCCATGGAAAACATAGACAGTCAGGAACTTGACGGACGCCAGCTCAGGGTCAGCATGGCCATTGAAAAAGGTCCGAAAAAAAATCGCGAAGGCCAGAATTTGTAG